In Ruminiclostridium papyrosolvens DSM 2782, the following proteins share a genomic window:
- a CDS encoding metallophosphoesterase: MRLITAGFALLTYAFLNYYIGLRGLKSINTKVPVNKYAYWVIIAVLASAYFVGMIGGKYFPDSLVRTINAVGGYWLAAFVYLVGIVVLMDVFRILGKKLNILPAFLKDRTWLVAAAVVLFVGTVLAVGTYNAVVPRIVSYSVNINKKAGDMEKLKCAMISDVHLGDTIGRERLRTAVEKINSLNPDIAVITGDLIDREIEPVKRANMLEELKGIKTRFGAYVIMGNHEYYSNDVEEINKMYEDSGLVVLRDKYVKINNSFYLVGREDYMADKSGSHREKLSNLLEGVDKSLPVIVLDHQPKSLSEARTEGVDLQLSGHTHGGQFFPISLVTGSIFEEDNGYLKDGKFNLIVSCGYGTWGPTVRIGSRSEVLDITINFPYSS, from the coding sequence ATGAGACTGATAACTGCAGGTTTTGCACTACTTACATATGCTTTTCTGAATTACTACATCGGTCTGAGAGGACTAAAATCCATAAATACAAAGGTTCCGGTAAATAAGTATGCATATTGGGTTATTATTGCCGTTCTTGCATCTGCGTATTTTGTGGGTATGATAGGAGGCAAGTATTTTCCGGACAGCTTAGTACGTACAATTAATGCGGTGGGAGGCTATTGGCTGGCTGCATTTGTGTATCTTGTAGGGATTGTTGTCTTAATGGATGTTTTCAGAATTCTTGGGAAAAAGCTGAATATTCTTCCGGCTTTCCTAAAAGACAGAACCTGGCTTGTGGCAGCAGCGGTAGTTTTATTTGTAGGAACTGTACTTGCAGTTGGAACGTATAATGCAGTTGTACCGAGGATTGTTTCATATAGTGTTAATATTAATAAAAAAGCAGGGGATATGGAAAAGCTGAAATGTGCCATGATTTCAGACGTACATCTGGGAGATACTATAGGCAGAGAAAGACTTCGTACGGCGGTTGAGAAGATTAATTCACTGAACCCTGATATAGCTGTTATAACAGGTGATTTAATTGACAGAGAAATAGAGCCTGTGAAAAGGGCAAACATGCTGGAGGAACTAAAAGGTATAAAGACCAGATTCGGTGCTTATGTCATAATGGGAAATCATGAATACTATTCAAATGATGTTGAAGAGATAAACAAAATGTATGAGGACAGTGGTCTGGTTGTCCTAAGAGATAAATACGTTAAGATTAACAACAGCTTTTATCTGGTAGGACGTGAGGATTATATGGCTGATAAAAGCGGTTCACATAGAGAGAAACTTAGCAACCTTTTGGAAGGTGTAGATAAAAGCCTGCCTGTTATAGTTCTTGACCATCAGCCCAAATCCCTGTCGGAAGCAAGGACGGAAGGTGTGGATTTACAGCTTTCAGGCCATACACATGGAGGACAGTTCTTTCCCATTAGCCTTGTAACGGGCAGCATTTTTGAAGAGGATAACGGCTACCTTAAAGATGGTAAATTCAATCTTATAGTATCCTGCGGATACGGAACGTGGGGCCCCACAGTCCGTATCGGAAGCAGGTCAGAAGTTCTGGATATAACTATTAATTTTCCTTATTCTTCTTGA
- a CDS encoding AAA family ATPase, whose product MELGDIGLIVHKIKENVSKVIVGKEDIIDLSLICIITGGHMLLEDVPGTGKTVFARALAASLDCSFRRIQFTPDLLPSDVTGINFYSQKESNFTFRPGPVFSNIVLADEINRATPRTQSSMLECMEEKQVTIDGETRKLAAPFFVIATQNPVEIQGTFPLPEAQLDRFLIKTSMGYPDTKSSIDILKRFKESNPLGELMSVVTAAEICGASEIYSKVKVSEDIMEYIINIAEATRKHSGVHLGVSPRGTLSLMKASQVHALLKNRTYVIPDDIKAMAVPVLAHRIIPKGLSADNSNPGEKIINNILEQTAVPLE is encoded by the coding sequence ATGGAGCTTGGAGATATTGGACTAATCGTACATAAAATAAAAGAAAACGTTTCAAAAGTAATCGTAGGTAAAGAAGACATAATAGATTTGTCATTAATTTGCATAATTACTGGTGGGCATATGCTTTTAGAGGATGTTCCCGGAACAGGGAAAACGGTTTTTGCAAGAGCATTGGCCGCCTCTCTCGATTGCAGCTTCAGACGTATTCAGTTCACACCTGACCTTTTGCCGTCAGATGTTACAGGTATAAATTTTTATAGCCAGAAGGAAAGTAATTTTACTTTCAGACCCGGTCCGGTATTTTCAAATATTGTGCTTGCCGATGAAATAAATCGCGCCACTCCCCGTACTCAGTCCTCAATGCTGGAATGTATGGAGGAAAAACAGGTGACAATCGACGGTGAGACCAGAAAACTTGCTGCTCCGTTTTTCGTTATAGCTACACAGAATCCCGTAGAAATTCAAGGAACATTTCCTTTGCCGGAAGCCCAGTTGGACAGGTTTTTGATTAAAACCTCAATGGGGTATCCCGATACCAAGTCTTCAATAGATATTCTCAAAAGGTTTAAGGAAAGCAACCCTCTTGGGGAACTGATGTCAGTTGTCACCGCTGCCGAAATATGCGGGGCATCTGAAATATACTCAAAAGTAAAGGTTTCAGAGGATATAATGGAGTACATAATTAATATTGCAGAGGCTACAAGAAAGCATTCAGGGGTTCATCTGGGGGTCAGTCCAAGAGGTACACTGTCTCTTATGAAAGCCTCGCAGGTTCATGCTCTGCTTAAAAACCGTACATATGTTATACCCGACGATATTAAGGCAATGGCAGTTCCTGTTCTTGCTCACAGAATAATACCAAAAGGCCTTTCAGCTGATAATAGTAATCCCGGCGAGAAAATTATCAATAATATTTTAGAGCAGACAGCGGTTCCGCTTGAATAG
- a CDS encoding AI-2E family transporter: MDLNNNGSLLKSKIFRYGCYLLLTLVIIYMFGKINFFLSPFRSFVYSIIFPILFGGLLYYILRPIVSMLEKARVPHILAIVLAFVIVLSALILLSSYTGSIIKSQFDDFAKSLPVLYKQAENTVNNLLSSNLLSYFNDSNFQTSDIADKVSNFLQSLAKSVGKNTLSFIGAITNIGSVIIILPIILFYFLKDGNKFMPSVVRFLPASQKDNMRKILTDIDFVLSNYIAGQLLVAFFIGLLMYIGYLIIGLKYSLLLAIFAMITCIIPFFGPWIGIVPAILLSLADNPFMAVKIFLVMTIVQQIDNNLISPQVMKKSMDIHPLTVILLLMGILPIFGFVGLIIVIPLYSAIKITIKNIIEMYYPKYAEALNSDMPDEPEKPQKPAKFSFKKNKEN; this comes from the coding sequence ATGGATTTGAACAATAACGGCAGTTTATTAAAGAGCAAGATTTTCAGATACGGTTGTTATCTGCTCCTTACTTTAGTAATTATATATATGTTCGGGAAGATAAATTTCTTTTTATCACCCTTCAGGAGCTTTGTTTACTCAATAATCTTCCCAATACTTTTCGGAGGCTTGCTATACTATATCCTTCGCCCAATAGTTTCAATGCTTGAAAAAGCCAGGGTTCCTCACATATTAGCAATAGTCCTTGCTTTTGTTATTGTTCTCTCTGCTTTGATATTGTTAAGTTCTTATACCGGGTCAATTATTAAATCTCAGTTTGACGACTTTGCAAAGAGTCTGCCGGTCTTGTATAAACAGGCTGAAAATACTGTAAATAATCTTCTTTCAAGCAATTTGTTGAGTTATTTTAATGATTCAAATTTTCAGACCTCTGACATAGCAGACAAAGTCTCCAATTTTCTGCAAAGTCTTGCCAAGAGCGTAGGAAAGAATACACTAAGCTTTATAGGGGCGATTACAAATATCGGTTCAGTAATTATTATTTTGCCGATTATTCTGTTTTATTTCTTAAAAGACGGAAACAAGTTCATGCCAAGTGTAGTCAGATTTTTACCTGCTTCCCAAAAAGACAATATGAGAAAGATTTTAACTGATATAGATTTTGTTCTTTCAAATTATATTGCAGGCCAGCTTCTGGTAGCTTTCTTTATAGGGCTTCTCATGTACATCGGCTATCTGATTATAGGTTTGAAATACTCCCTGTTACTGGCAATATTTGCTATGATAACGTGTATTATTCCCTTCTTCGGACCATGGATTGGAATTGTCCCTGCCATACTTCTGTCACTGGCAGATAACCCTTTCATGGCAGTAAAAATATTTTTAGTAATGACTATAGTTCAGCAGATAGATAATAATCTTATTTCACCTCAGGTTATGAAAAAAAGTATGGATATCCATCCACTTACAGTCATTCTCCTGTTAATGGGTATACTGCCTATATTTGGATTTGTAGGTTTAATAATAGTTATCCCTCTGTATTCAGCAATCAAGATTACAATTAAAAATATAATTGAAATGTACTACCCAAAATATGCAGAAGCTCTCAACAGCGACATGCCTGATGAACCTGAAAAACCTCAAAAACCAGCAAAATTCAGTTTCAAGAAGAATAAGGAAAATTAA
- a CDS encoding sulfite exporter TauE/SafE family protein → MIVVLIGLAAGIISGMGIGGGAILIPALVIFVKPEQHVAQSVNLLFFIPTAIVALVIHIKNKNVNFRMGIPIVISGLGGAVLGSKLALAMNGGTLKHIFGIFLLLMGLYEIFGKGKVKKLNKA, encoded by the coding sequence ATGATAGTTGTTTTAATAGGTCTGGCAGCAGGAATAATAAGCGGTATGGGAATTGGCGGAGGAGCAATCCTTATACCTGCACTTGTAATTTTCGTTAAACCTGAGCAGCACGTAGCGCAAAGTGTAAACCTGCTTTTTTTCATTCCTACAGCTATTGTTGCACTGGTAATACATATTAAAAATAAAAATGTCAACTTCAGAATGGGAATACCGATAGTGATTTCAGGACTTGGGGGAGCAGTGCTGGGCTCTAAGCTTGCACTTGCCATGAACGGAGGGACTTTAAAGCATATATTTGGAATTTTTTTACTTCTGATGGGGTTATATGAGATATTTGGAAAGGGTAAAGTTAAAAAGTTGAACAAGGCTTGA
- a CDS encoding sulfite exporter TauE/SafE family protein — MAFSGRTARYLKYILIGIAAGVANGLFGSGGGTIAVPAMVFLLEEDEHKAHATALLIILPLTLVSTYFYLSHNYVNWNITWKAMTGGVMGGAIGAFLLNKCPSKILRKIFGIFMILAAIRMIF, encoded by the coding sequence ATGGCGTTCTCAGGCAGAACCGCAAGGTATCTGAAGTACATTCTTATAGGCATAGCCGCAGGAGTGGCAAACGGTCTTTTCGGCTCGGGAGGTGGAACGATAGCCGTTCCTGCAATGGTGTTTCTGTTGGAGGAGGATGAACACAAGGCACATGCTACCGCATTGCTTATTATTCTGCCATTAACCCTAGTGAGCACTTATTTTTACTTGTCTCATAATTATGTAAACTGGAATATAACATGGAAGGCAATGACGGGAGGTGTTATGGGAGGAGCGATAGGGGCTTTTCTTCTGAACAAATGTCCTTCAAAAATTCTTCGTAAGATATTCGGAATATTTATGATACTTGCAGCTATAAGAATGATTTTTTAG